The following proteins are co-located in the Aphis gossypii isolate Hap1 unplaced genomic scaffold, ASM2018417v2 Contig00880, whole genome shotgun sequence genome:
- the LOC126555493 gene encoding uncharacterized protein LOC126555493 encodes MYSVEWQKRGLPHAHILIWLVENIRPNEVDAVISAEIPNVQVDPGLHEVVIKNMIHGPCGTLNQNSPCMMDGKCSKRYPRTLISETITGNDGYPLYRRRSTADNGKSTIVKLNQLDIEIDNRWIVPYSPILSKTFKAHINVESCHSVKSIKYICKYVTKGSDMAVIGIGAENSNDEVTQYQMGRYVSSNEAVWRIFSFPIHERHPSVVHLAVHLENGQRVYFTAQNAVQRAAQPPSTTLTSFFETCQNDDFAQTLLYSEMPKYYTWNQSSRRFIRRKQGKPVPGYTDVYSTDAIGRIYSVHPSNDGCFYLRLLLVNVRGPTSFQQLRSY; translated from the coding sequence ATGTATTCTGTGGAGTGGCAGAAACGAGGATTGCCACATGCACACATTTTGATTTGGttggttgaaaatataagGCCAAATGAAGTTGATGCAGTGATATCAGCTGAAATCCCTAATGTACAAGTAGATCCTGGATTGCATGAGGTAGTTATCAAAAACATGATACATGGTCCCTGTGGAActcttaatcaaaattcacCGTGTATGATGGATGGTAAATGTTCAAAACGATATCCACGGACATTAATATCGGAAACAATTACTGGTAATGACGGTTATCCATTGTATCGTCGCAGATCGACAGCAGACAATGGAAAATCAACAAttgtcaaattaaatcaactaGATATTGAAATAGATAATCGTTGGATTGTTCCATATTCACCCATTTTATCAAAGACATTCAAAGCACACATCAACGTTGAATCTTGCCATTCAgtgaaatctattaaatacatttgcaaaTATGTAACCAAAGGGAGTGATATGGCTGTGATTGGAATTGGTGCAGAGAATTCCAATGATGAAGTTACCCAATACCAAATGGGCCGCTATGTCAGTAGTAATGAAGCAGTTTGgcgaatattttcttttcctaTTCATGAGAGACACCCTTCTGTTGTTCACTTAGCTGTGCATTTAGAAAATGGACAAAGAGTGTATTTTACAGCACAGAACGCAGTACAAAGAGCTGCTCAGCCACCATCTACTACATTAACCAGTTTTTTTGAGACATGCCAAAACGATGATTTCGCACAAACATTGCTATATTCTGAaatgccaaaatattatacctggaATCAATCCTCAAGGAGATTTATACGACGGAAACAAGGAAAACCAGTTCCAGGATATACAGATGTATATTCCACCGATGCGATTGGCCGGATTTATTCAGTACATCCAAGCAATGATGGATGTTTTTACTTACGACTGCTATTAGTCAATGTACGTGGCCCAACATCATTCCAACAGTTACGAAGTTATTGA